In the Urocitellus parryii isolate mUroPar1 chromosome 1, mUroPar1.hap1, whole genome shotgun sequence genome, TTAAAGGTTCCCTTAAGATAGacaaatttttctcttctgtgtgttTACTTAAGAATCTGATTTTCAGTTGAAGTCAAATCAAAATATTGTGGTTGTGAACCATTTATCTCTTGGAAAAAGCTTACCTGTTTCATAGGTGAGTAAGAGTCCATAACCTACTATGCCATCATCTCTGTTGTTGGAAATAGTGAGAATCAGCTCTGGATggagacctttttctttttctgtttctcttatcAATTCACTTAagacaaaattatgaaaagtattttaaagaatcatttggaaagaatttttttcctaacttttctCCTTTTCAGTACACTAATAAtttcttattgaattttaaaaatattatttaccttttcttaaattattttttggttgtcaatagaatttatttatatgcggtgctgagaatcaaacccagctaggcaagcgctctactactgagccaaatcccagccCAATGCTTTTAAAACTCCCatcttacagggctggggatgtggctcaagtggtagcgcactcccctggcatgcgtgcggcccaggttcgatcctcagcaccacataccaacaaagatgttgtgtccgctgaaaactaaaaaatagggctggggatgtggctcaagcggtagcgcgctcgcctggcatgcgtgcggcccaggttcgatcctcagcaccacataccaacaaagatgttgtgtctgccaagaactaaaaaataaatattaaaaaaaaaaattctctctctctctctaaaaaaacaacaaaaaacctcttcttaaaaaaaaaaaaagaaaactaaaaaataaatattaaaattctctctccctccctctctttaaaaaaactcccatttggggctggggatgtggctcaagcggtagctcgctcgcctggcaagcgtgcggcccgggttcgatcctcagcaccacataccaacaaagatgttgtgtccgtcgagaactaaaaataaatattaaaaattctctctctctctcctctctctctctttaaaaaaaaaacaaaaaaactcccatttaaaaaaaatattttttaagttgttgacagacctttattttattgatttatatgtggtgctgagaatcaaactcagtgcttcactcatgagaggcaagcactctaccactgagctacaaccctataCCCTAAAGCTcccaattttataatatttgttattCTAATAAATGTGGGCCAGAGAAATACTTTGAAATTTATTGACCGATGTTCTTGTAAATTCAAGACCGGCCTATCTCCTCAGCCATGTAAACATCAGTCTGTGGCCACCTATGTCATTAAGTGCATTGTCCTTATTAATGCAAGCTTCTAATATTTCTTATTCAGAGGTAACAGTAAGTaatgatatttgaaaaacaatgttttttttttaatgtgtttttggtttttttgctaccagggatagaacccagggcacttaacaacagaggcacatccccaaccctttttagatattatttagacatagggacagggtcttgccaagttgctgaggctggctttgaactcatgatccccctgcctcagcctcccaggcctctgggatcacaggaatCCACCACCAAAGCCAGCTGAAAAACAATACTTTTTAGAACAGCGGTGATAGGTGAAATAGAAGATGAAGACTTatcatgtaaaaatttaaaaccttaaaaATCATGAAGTTTTTAAAGACTGATCAACAAAGTGGCAagatttaaattgtttattttatggagagcttttttttttttgtgtgtgtgtgtgtgtgctttgtgctggggattgaatctagggccttgtgaggcaagccctctaccaactgagctatattcccaaccccttatgaagagctttaaaaataaatttaggggACAAAGTATATGGCCTAATGGTAAAACGGTTAccagagttccatccccagcaccacagaactAGAATGTCCTTCCCCCACTTCTCCACTTGATAGATTTCTAGTACTTTTAGACTTTGCTTACCCACTCTGTCCTCATGAAAAGTCTCAACTCGTGCAGAGTAATTGCTAGGCTTTCCACCTATGTCTCTACTAAATCGTACATCTGTCATTATTTGGGCAGATATCGAACACTTGTTTTTTAGATTTAATGCTCATaacaaaaagctgaaaaaaatcttACACCATTCACATTTCCCATGGACTTGGTAGGTTATTGCTTCTCGGCCtgttggctaagatcaagtgtagtaTCTTGGTAGGGTTTTTTGTTGGTGATGTTGTTTTTGCAGAATTGGGGATTATGCTCAGAACCTCCCATAGGCTATGTACTCTAATACTGAGCTAACTACCCccgactttttttaaaatattgagacagggactcaccaagttgctgaggctggccttaattttgcaatcctcctgactaagcctcctgagtcattgagattacaggcatgcaccaccttgccagGCAAAATTATCTTGACTTTCTCCAACTTCTTCTCAGGACCATGAGTTCATACACAAAgtgtcagaaagaaaaaattcaaactttgaagGAAACACAAATATTTCCCTTCAGAAAAATCATAGCTAAAATGTTTAGCTATCCATGTTCACTACTGGCCTCAAGTTGAGAGATTTCACTGCAGTGGTTCAGGAAGGCTCGTAATCCTTCCATTCGAATCGACCCTAGTCTGTTAAGCAGCAAGGGAGAGGTATGGAATGGATGCTCCCTAAGAGAAAAAGACTTCAGAGAGTTCAGACCTTCAAGTCATATATATGAAAGATTACTTTTGCTGTgctgggatggaatccagggactTTCACatgtaggtgagcgctctaccactgagctacatccttatcCCCCAGTTTctcttgagacaaggtcttggtaCATTGCCAAGTGACTGGAAATACAAGTGTGTGTCACAGTGCCCAACTGAAGAAAAAATCTTAATTGGGTGACAAAATGAGTTCTGTGGGGCTGCTACAAATCCATGTTGTGCAACACCACCcaaagaaaaataggcaaaatgcCTGTCTACCTCCATGCTAAAGGGCACAGTGATACTCAAGCAAGTGTAATTGCACCCCATGACATGCTTCCTTCCTGTTTCCTGGGTTATGTACAAGGATGCCAAGGCTCTCACAGTTATTAGCACtccctctttttaatttatttttgcgggggggggggggggttgtaccagggattgagctcaggagcCCTCAACCACTaaaacacaaccccagccctgttttgtattttatttagagacacggtctcactgagttccttagcgcctcaccattgctgaggctggctttgaactcgcaatccttctggtgtgcaccaccacacccagcttctctcaccctttctttaataatttgaaaCGTTGACATTGGTCTGGCTTAATCCTTTCTTTTGTACCTAGGTAAGACTATTCTTTCCCTATAAAAGTTTTCTATGTTCTACTTTAGTCAAAAACTACAAAcactatgaaattaaaatatgaaatgttatgaataaaaaataaatgtggggtCCAAAATCCACAGTATGAGATAGTCAACAGCATGGCTTATATAATACCCCACCTCACCCTTCCCAGCAGCATGTTTAGGCAGTCACTGCAAGGCTGCTCTAAAATTATATGGTCATTATGGTCTAACAGTCACATTGGAAACAGCAACCTAAACCCACACCAAGATGGACTGTCTTCTTCAAGAATTCCAAATGTCTTTTGCAATAGCTTCTGCAaggcaggcccagccccagcccctgagagggTGGTGGTGTTCTGGGGACATGAGTCCCCCAAGAAGCTGAGTGAAGTTTGGAGATTAATACTGGAAACTGCGCTTTGTCTGGATATCATCAAGAATCTGCTGCAGTTCCTCATCTTCAAATCGCCCCTCCAGGCtgcaagagaaggaaaagacatgAGTGCCTCAGCAATTGACAATTTCCCCActcttattgtttaaaatatttttagttgtagatggacacaatacctttatttatttatctttatgcgATACTTAAgaataaacccagggcctcacacatgctaggcaagcgctctaccactgagccacaaccccagccttcccaCTGTTATTTGGGCATGTTCATCTCCCAAAATTGCTTACCCATATCTCCTGTACCTTTACCTttctattgtatttcttttttgctttttcttgtaTGAACAGTACAAAATTTCAAAtccataaaaagatatttttaaaagccttaacAATTAGACATACTTGATTTACCTTTCATAACTATAATAGAAAAATTGAGGGCCCATCCCAAtacttctccccttccttccccagaaaaaaaaaatcactgtcctAAATTTGGCATTTATCATTTCCACACATATTTTTTACTATACATATACTATATGTATCCCTAAGTGATATACAGCTTAGATTTTCaaagtttatgtttttaaactttattttattacttaaaattattactttttctgGTCCTGGGAATTGAGCTCCTactctgccagtgagctacagtcttgtttttaaactttgtaaGGAATGGCCCTGGgccagcatggtggtacatgctgtAATCTAAGCAagttgggaggttgaggtaggaggattgcaaattcagcaacttagagagaccctaaggaacgcagcaagaacctgtctaaaagcataaaaaaatgggatatattttgtgttttgttgcaTTGTGCACTGCAACTAATAAGCCAGGATATCAACATATATTAGGTGTGTGTACTGTTTCTAAAAACCACAAACTAAGTATAATGAATTATCAATATAGTTTAGTATTTGCTAATTTTACTACATTCTTGTTATGTATTTTTAGGGAAGTCATAGgattataaatgcaattttaataacGTTTAAAACCACATTTTATGACAAAGGGCCTTAAACTTAAATGGCCAAAGCACTGGTATATATGCTGTAAACAGAACTTTAAGAgctttgtttttctgatattaaaagttaataaagggggctggggttgtggctaagtggtagaaaACTCTCCCAGCaggagcaaggccctgggctcaatcctcagcaccacataagaaaaataaataaaaaggtattgtgtccaactataacttaaaaaataaagttaataatggggctggggatatatctcagttggtacagtgcttgcctcacatgcacaaggccctgggtctaatacccagcaccacacacaaagtAATGGCATTATactatacatattattttgtaatttcttcttccaaattcattctggcATGTGTTGATGTTACTTCATGATGTTCTAGttcatttttttcactgctgtataaTAAACATTATATGACCATAAAATGATTCATTTACCCACACTCTTGTTGATTGATCTGTTGTTGTCCAATCTGTGCTATCATCAGCAATAAACACTGGAATACATGTCTCCTACACGTGTGTGGTATGTCTTTAGGACATGTGCTCAGGAATGGCCTTTTGTGTCAGAAGATACAATCATCTTTAACTTTACTAGATGCAATCAAATTGCTTTCCACAGTAATTTTACTAATTTGCAACACTAGTATTAATATATAAGAGTTTCAGCTATTCCATATTCTTACTAGCAACCTATAGAACCATCATTCTCTCATATACTGTTAAAAGGCACTCCTGTGCaatggcacatgactataatcccagcagctcaagaggctgaagcaggacaggatggttgtgagttcaaagccagcctcagcaactgtgaggtgctaagcaacttagtgaactctgttcctaaataaaaatacaaaataggactaaggatatggttgagtgcccctgagttcaatcatacaccttttatttcttttaaattaatttttagttataggtggacacaatgtctttattttatatttatgtggtgctaagaatcgaacccagtgcctcacgcatgctaggcgagtgctctacctctgagccacaatcccagccccaatcatACACCTTTTAGACACAGTAATTCTATTTGTGGGAATTTATCCAAGACACACATATTTTATCTCAACTGGTACTAACCTTGGAATCAGAGCCTTGGACTCCTCAGCAGTCTCTGGGCAAAGGTTGGCCAAACAAGCCAACTCAAACTTATGTAGCTTTTTCTGGAGCAGCAAGCTAATCAcaggaaaggaaattaaaaaaaaaaaaaaaagaatgatcaacAGAAAAAAGGAAGATCATATATGGCTTTATGTGTGCAAAGCTCAACTACTGCCCTTTATCTCCAAAcccattttttctgtttttgaatatAAACGGTATTCTAGTAAGGCAAATATTGGTGGGCTCCATGGGACCCAAGGAGTCAACCATGTGATTAAAGGGTTAGAATTTTCAGGCCCTCCTACCCTCCTCACTGTCTAAGGGAGAGGGGCTGAAAGTTGAACTGATCACCAATGCATAATGTTGTGACCAAAAATGCCTACATAATGAAGCCTCCATAAAAACCAGAAAGAACAGGGTTCAGAGTTTCCACGTTGGTGAATAAAAACATAGCCATGTGCCAGGAGGATATCACATCTCAACTCCAAGGAGATAGAAGATCCTGTGCTCAGGACCTTTCAGAAACTTGTCCTATGTTTTTCTTCACCTGATTGTTGAAGCTGTCTGCCTGAGTTTAACGGGctgtttttaacaaataaatctaATTTAAGGAAGGGGTCACTAGAACCACCAAGGAAAAGGTAAGAAGTTCAAGTCACAATCTGAGATTTGTAATTTACATCTCAAATAGGGGGCAGTCTTGAGGCACCAAGTTCTTAACCTGTGAGGTCCGACATTCTCCAAGAAGAATGTCAGAATAGAACTGAATAACAGCTGGTATTGAACTGCTTGGTATGAGGGGGGAAAACTCCTCATATATCAGGTGTCAGATGTGTTGTGCCAAGTGACTATGTCAATAGGAAAAaaggatttgtttttttctttctcagaaacaTCTTCAAATGCATACTTCTTTGTGCATCTGATTGATTTCTGTGTAGGTAtccttttgttctttgttctatttatttattattggtactGGAGATCCAACCCAacagcacttaatcactgaagtACATCTCTAGCTGAGGTTTGACtggaattttcaatcctcctgccttagtctcccaaacagctgggattataggggtatGTCACATGCCCAATAAAATATACTACCACTCCTTAGTggtttttttgtagtactgggaattgaacccagagcctcacctatgttaggcaagcactctacccctaggccacaccccagccctcaaattatGTCTTAAGTTTTTTCACCATTTTCTGTATACTGAACGTGTGAATGTCTGCTAGTTTCATTTTTAactacatttttaattataagcCTCTTCCAAATGGAATTACCACGGTATATTTAATTACTGCTGAATCTTTAGGTTGTTATCTTTGGTCATTAAAGATAGTTCTAAGGGGTCTGGGGTTCTGGCTCcatggtagggcacttgcctagcacgtgtgtaGCACTAggtggttcaatcctcagcaccacattaaaaaaaaaaaaaaaaaaaaacctaaataaaattcaaaaacatagtTCTAAGGGTGGACagtgttgttcagtggtagaccTCAATGTTATACCATGTGTTTAACATgctagaggccctgggttcaacccccagcatccaaaacaaagcaaaacaaaagtggCCAAAgggaccaggcatggtggcacatgcctgtaatcccaatgacagGAGGCCGAGGAAGGAGTATCCCAAGTTCATGGCCAGCATCAGCAACCttggaaggccctaagcaacttagcgacaccctatctcaaaacacaaaataaaaaaggctagggaggTGGTTCcatggttaaatgcccctgggtccaatccctggaacaaaaacaagtaaataaataaataaataaaaagtggccACAGGGAATTTTGGTCTTATaaacaacttaaatttttttttttgtctggatGCAGTGGCTTGGgaacctgaagcaggaggaccaccaAGTTCGAGGGtaacctctgcaacttagtgagaccttatttcaaaatgaaaaacaaaaaggggctggatgcagtggctcacaccagcagatcaggaggcaaaggcaggaggatcatgagttcaaagccagcctcagaaaaagtgaggcactaagcaactcggtgagatcctgtttcttaaaaatacaaaatagggctggggatgtggctcagtggccgagcatccctgagttcaatccctagaatcaaataaaaagaaagaaaaaagaaaaactgcggggagtgctgtggatcaaacctagggctccaacatgctagtcaagtgctctgtcTCTGAGCTAGATTCCCAgcttaatttatacatttttgtcagacattattttatttacattaaactCACAAGTCtctgggaaagggaggaagaggccaTGAGGTGGTACACAGCTGTAATCTCAGCAAGCcaggaggcttagacaggaggatcaagttggaggccaacctcagcaatttagcaagtccctaagcaacttaacaagatccctgttttaaaaaaataaaaataaaaagggatgcaGATAGAggaggtagagctcagtggtgaagcattcatgggttcaatccccagtaccaataaaaagaggtggggatggCATTCTACCTGCAGATGTCCAGTAGTCTGAATTAACAAACTTTCTTTTAACACTCACCTACGGACACTTGCAATGGTCTCTCTATTTTTGAAATGACTGAAACGGGAAGTGTAGTTTAAAGTTTTCATGAAGACTCCTGAGAGTTCCTGCTCATCCTCTGCACTCTCATTTTGTTGCTTTCGATGCTCCAGAAGCATATGAACTTCTGAATTTAGAAGAGTCTCTGCTGTTTCAAACTCTATTTGTGAAAAGCATAAATGTCAGctgaaaatattcctttaaagCCAGCTTATAAATGTTCATTTTGCATTTGAACATTCCCCTGTCCTGCAGAAACCCAGGGTCTTTTCTACtccacatctttattttcattcacaCTTATGTACCACAGGAACAGTAGAATTCATGTGATATCAAAATTTAGCTCATTTGGGGCTAGACATTTTCTGACACTAAAGAATCTGACCTGGACATGCTATTAAACAGCAATGCATCCTTACTCTAACTGGGCAAGTTACTGATTTAAAATCAGGGACCATTAAGAATTatttcttgctgggcatggtgtctcatgcctgtattcccagcactcaggaggctgagacaggaggatcacaaattcaagaccagcctcagcaatttagtgagaacctgagcaacttagcaaaaccctgtctcaaaataaaacattttaaaaaattatttctctctagcCTATAAAAAGTCTCTAGTCTTTATAGTTCTATAATGCTAACACTGTACTctcaattttaagaaatgttacaTGTTAAGAAATGacaaggtgggctggggttgtggctcagtggtagagtgcttgcctagcatgcatgaggcactgggttcgatcctcagaaccacataaatgtaaaataaagatattgcgtccacctaaaactaagaaataaaataaattaaaaaaaaaaatgacaaggtgggctgggcgcagtggcacacacctgtaatctcagtggcttgagaggcagaagcagaaggatcatgagttcaaagccagcctcagcaaaaagctagacactaggcaactcagtgagaccctgtctctaaatgaaatataaaatagggctggggatttggctcagtggtcaaatacccctgaattcaatccctgatacctgcccccacccccaccccccaaaaaaatagggctgaaaAAGAAACCTATGACTACTTTCTATAATACATAGCAACCATGAGGGTcacggtggcacatgtctgtaataccagcaactcaggaggctaaggcagtaggCTAGTTCAAGGCTATTCTTGGCAACTTAAGATagaccttagcaacttagcaagaccctgtctcaaaaataaaaattgtggctGGGCACGGTTgcccttgcctgtaatcccagcagctggggaggctgaaacaggaggatcta is a window encoding:
- the Polr2d gene encoding DNA-directed RNA polymerase II subunit RPB4: MAAGGSDPRAGDVEEDASQLIFPKEFETAETLLNSEVHMLLEHRKQQNESAEDEQELSGVFMKTLNYTSRFSHFKNRETIASVRSLLLQKKLHKFELACLANLCPETAEESKALIPSLEGRFEDEELQQILDDIQTKRSFQY